DNA sequence from the Halobacterium sp. DL1 genome:
CAGCGAGCCGCAGGCAGCGAGCACGCCGGGGCTTTCTGGATGTCGTGGACGTGTTAGCAGACATCGCAAATGGGCGCTACTCACCCAAACGCGAACGACGGGGTATTTGGTGCTCGGCCGAACAGACGGTGGCATGACCCTCGACCCCGTCCACTTCGACGGCATCGCGGACCTCGCGCGCCAGATCCGCCACGAGGTGGACGCCGAGGAACACCGCGACGTGGCCGAGGAGACGTGGGAGAACTTCCTCGACCCGCTGTACGGCGACGGCGGCGTCGTCCTCGAACCGCTCGCCGAGCAGCGGCGGTCGGCTGCACCTATCGAGGAACTCGCGCTCCAGCCGTCGCCGTTCGACAGCGCCCACGGCCTCGACTCGGGCACCATCAACCCGCGGACGTTCAAGAACGGGCTCGTCCTCGACCTCGCGCAGGCCGCGATGAGCGCCACGCCCTCCGACCTCGGCCTCCACCGCTCGCGGACGGTCATCACGAGCGTCCACTCGAACGACGCCACCGTCCGCACGAACACGGACTGGCGGCAGTGGGACGAGGGGTTCAGCCGCGGGCGCATCGTCCACACCGCGCCGCTCGCCCGCGACCAGGAGCGCGTCGTCCACGGCCTCGCGCTCTACCTCGCCGAGAGCCACCACGCGCTGGAACATGCCGACCAGGTCGACAGTTTACTGCTGCTCGACGGCCCGGTCTACCCGAAGCAACTGGTGAACTGGGCCGACCGCCACGCGAGCGTCGCGGACCTCGTCACCGAGAACGAACTCGTCGGCGAGGTGCTGGAGAACTACGTCCGCCTCGTCGAGCGCTTCGCCGAGCAGGAGGTCCCACTGGCGGGGTTCGTAAAGAGCCCCGCGAGCCAGGCGCTCGTACGCGCGCTCCGGGACCGCGGCCGGCCGACACCGTGGGCGAGCGACGCCGCGTTCTTCGCGCAGGTGCTCGAACGCCGCGACTTCGACGGGGAGGACCACCAGCGCCTCACCGACGAACTGACGTGGACCGGCTGGTTCACCTCGACGCTCGGCGCGGACGGCGTGTTCGCGGACGCCGACGAGCTCGGCGTGGAACGCGAACTCGACGCAAAAGCGTACGAGGTGGCGTTCTTCGTGGTCTACGACCCCCGGACGGACCTCGTACACAAGGTCGAACTGCCCTGCGCGTTCGCCCGCGACGAGGATGTCCGCGCAGCCGTCGAGCGCTACGTCACCAGCCAGGTCGCCACCGAGGCGGGACCGCCGAAGCCGGTGGGGAAGGCCGACGAACTCGCCCGCATCGGCGCCGCGGAGAAGGGCGAACTCGTGAGGAAACTCGAGCGCGCCTTCGACAGCCGCGAGGACGAGAACTACGACGACGAGCGCTGGGAGTGAGGCGGCGGACGAGGCGGGTTCGCGCACGGAGAACACTCGTCCACTTTTAAGACGGGGCAGCCGAGAGTTCCGGCAATGAGCGACCGCGCCATCGAGACACAGAATCTGACGAAGCGGTACGGCGACACGACAGCCGTCGAGCGCCTCAACCTCACCATCCCCGCGGGCAGCGTCTACGGCTTCCTCGGCCCGAACGGCGCCGGGAAGACGACGACGATGCGGATGCTCACGACACTGACGAAGCCCAGCGACGGCACGGCCACGGTCGCTGGCGCAGACGTCTCGAACCGCGAGGCCGTGGTCTCGAACATCGGCTACCTCCCCGAGGAGCCGCCGCTGCACGCCGAACTCACGGGCCGGGAGCAGCTCCGCTACATCGCCGGCCTGCGGGACCTCCCCGAGGCCGACGCCGAGGAGCGCATCGAGGACCTCCTCGAGCGGTTCTCGCTGGCCGACGACGGCAACAAGCGAATCTCCGCGTACTCCAAGGGGATGAAACAGAAGGTCGGCATCATCCAGGCGATGCTCCACGACCCGGACGTGCTGTTCCTCGACGAACCG
Encoded proteins:
- a CDS encoding nuclease; this encodes MTLDPVHFDGIADLARQIRHEVDAEEHRDVAEETWENFLDPLYGDGGVVLEPLAEQRRSAAPIEELALQPSPFDSAHGLDSGTINPRTFKNGLVLDLAQAAMSATPSDLGLHRSRTVITSVHSNDATVRTNTDWRQWDEGFSRGRIVHTAPLARDQERVVHGLALYLAESHHALEHADQVDSLLLLDGPVYPKQLVNWADRHASVADLVTENELVGEVLENYVRLVERFAEQEVPLAGFVKSPASQALVRALRDRGRPTPWASDAAFFAQVLERRDFDGEDHQRLTDELTWTGWFTSTLGADGVFADADELGVERELDAKAYEVAFFVVYDPRTDLVHKVELPCAFARDEDVRAAVERYVTSQVATEAGPPKPVGKADELARIGAAEKGELVRKLERAFDSREDENYDDERWE
- a CDS encoding daunorubicin ABC transporter ATPase; amino-acid sequence: MSDRAIETQNLTKRYGDTTAVERLNLTIPAGSVYGFLGPNGAGKTTTMRMLTTLTKPSDGTATVAGADVSNREAVVSNIGYLPEEPPLHAELTGREQLRYIAGLRDLPEADAEERIEDLLERFSLADDGNKRISAYSKGMKQKVGIIQAMLHDPDVLFLDEPTSGLDPRAARTVRDTIAHLAEGDATVFLSTHILPVVDELADTVGVLYDGSLVTEGSPGGLKSRAESGEERTLEDVFLEVTGGIGEEA